From a single Myotis daubentonii chromosome 5, mMyoDau2.1, whole genome shotgun sequence genomic region:
- the IBA57 gene encoding putative transferase CAF17, mitochondrial isoform X2: MGWRLLTQDKSPALVARGRLRDVCDYHRHRYQQGVPEGVHDLPPGVALPLESNLVFMNGVSFTKGCYVGQELTARTHHTGVIRKRLFPVQLLGPLPEGGITPGTTVLTESGQAVGKYRAGQGDVGLALLHSEKIKGPLHIRTTESGRVALTASVPDWWPTATK; encoded by the exons ATGGGCTGGCGGCTTCTCACCCAGGACAAGAGCCCTGCCCTGGTGGCCAGGGGCAGGCTCAGGGACGTCTGCGATTATCACCGGCACCGGTACCAGCAAG GTGTTCCTGAGGGGGTCCACGACCTGCCCCCAGGAGTGGCCCTACCCCTGGAGTCCAACCTGGTCTTCATGAATGGTGTCAGCTTCACCAAAGGCTGCTATGTTGGCCAGGAGCTGACAGCCCGCACCCACCACACGGGTGTCATCCGAAAGCGCCTCTTCCCAGTGCAGCTCTTGGGCCCCCtccctgagggtggcatcaccCCTGGCACCacggtgctcactgaatctggaCAGGCTGTCGGCAAGTACAGGGCAGGCCAGGGGGATGTGGGGCTGGCCCTGCTGCACTCAGAGAAAATCAAGGGCCCGCTCCACATCAGAACCACAGAGAGCGGCCGGGTGGCCCTGACTGCATCTGTGCCAGACTGGTGGCCCACAGCCACCAAGTAG